One window from the genome of Cardiocondyla obscurior isolate alpha-2009 linkage group LG04, Cobs3.1, whole genome shotgun sequence encodes:
- the LOC139102303 gene encoding putative uncharacterized protein DDB_G0281733, whose protein sequence is MMKTYRKLAATVPLLLIHLLTLQIGDAERDRANISIARNDPGIVLEEVIITGSGNNTRVIANAVAEDASQLDDEILSLLSKRETRRGERTDLDQDAVQSHTTVNANEEDDLEIMSRVIAKYEPQRLTSRKTKRKIVDSSNGTRGIHGKVVEPITDLERAYAEVLQNISRRTPELSANNAELKSYLSQTAKQLKQAHVPKVITRPVTNEGAEKSRSDSSLTFSALNKKSKGLPKKYLHLNRTASGFSSAEDSESGEKLFGGKASSTPAYKAFNGKAKSRNASGSTSNIYSGPAKKSNSRRKLNIQESIRDIDRFIAQLNNSNIIKGNNLKSLNVSNDAARLLPRYNVPRPFSVLQSPNTFVTSTDTSYRKPSSTPTGFNHQHQIARSSANVLPLVLPTDLFSLPPTRRYVPIKRVNHLEENSTTVVSTEASPTSPIGERTTLANYDALYTAIIGTTRSPLAAVNSQQNHGSSDYYTITDNPTERSVTRTNFAATYPPDQTSASYTAERQKDSPEIDDDVSSRITGYNDDERLNLNENPGVAHYNKFANLYSINMHNVFNTPKAIAQEFKQPVQPSQQQVSTLSYATLKPLAPTLLKVRPIISAQSTPYYDSRLVVSQDGQYSANGNKNDEINEQSRGEDKIGKDDNDNNGNYETQVDREAYKIYETPNKQREKKNREEKKEDRYPQQSRNYGFESKDKRYKYDKSGNSSSKNNARLEKSEDVRHENNDDEEEAEESEESEHVGIEKSKDEDSKIPRHQYNKYEYDTDDDNSDEKQYESPRYNHEKYNKPKDRRDKHDYEDNNEYQFNKPKYFESVHNDEDHENRSDKKKLINDKRYKKDQRDRKYKESEEESVAEDKPIFKDLGVYTSEERDDEQSSREEHATEKHEPNPTHTSEKYHPRPENDRYDYPRQDSENRDNDKESELDHVHGETQEHEHKHEEHHGKKGGDHHFEKGGGAEHEEEHHGHEGEKGKKGYKVWHEHEKAEKGHHDKEQASKHYDEKGGEEKKHDEEGGYHEEHNHGEGGKKTSEFAEKGKHKKGHTTHGEHSVHKKDEYEKKTEFFDEFHEDGDVEKHGGHHHNHELKKGGHEKKGHHDGADHEEKYGKEEKFEKGGHHDEHKGHKVEEGDDHHYDHDHKYGKKEGHERGKKWSFKKGDGGGDAGGDHKHDR, encoded by the exons ATGATGAAAACCTACCGGAAGCTGGCGGCCACGGTGCCACTGTTGCTAATCCACTTG CTGACGTTACAAATCGGAGACGCGGAACGTGATCGCGCAAACATTTCCATTGCCAGAAACGATCCCGGAATTGTTTTGGAGGAGGTAATTATTACTGGAAGCGGAAATAACACTCGTGTAATCGCAAACGCGGTAGCGGAGGATGCGTCGCAACTGGACGACGAGATACTCTCGCTTCTGTCGAAGCGCGAGACACGGAGAGGTGAACGCACCGATTTGGACCAGGATGCGGTGCAATCTCACACAACCGTTAACGCGAACGAAGAGGACGATTTAGAAATAATGAGTCGTGTGATCGCCAAGTACGAGCCGCAGAGACTCACGTCCAGGAAGACCAAGAGGAAGATTGTCGACAGTTCAAACGGCACTCGTg GTATTCACGGCAAGGTGGTGGAACCAATAACGGATCTCGAAAGAGCTTACGCCGAGGTGCTACAAAATATATCGCGGAGAACGCCAGAATTGTCGGCGAATAATGCCGAGCTGAAATCCTATTTATCCCAGACGGCGAAGCAGTTAAAACAAGCTCACGTTCCGAAAGTGATAACTCGCCCCGTGACTAACGAAGGAGCGGAAAAGTCGCGTTCCGATTCCTCTCTCACGTTTTCTGCTCTAAACAAGAAGTCGAAAGGGCTGCCTAAAAAGTATTTACACTTGAATCGCACCGCGTCTGGATTCTCATCAGCCGAGGATTCGGAATCTGGCGAAAAACTATTCGGCGGTAAAGCGTCGAGTACGCCCGCGTATAAAGCATTTAACGGAAAGGCAAAGTCGAGGAACGCATCTGGATCGacgtcaaatatttattctggTCCAGCAAAAAAGTCTAATTCCCgccgcaaattaaatattcaagaatCGATTCGAGATATAGATCGATTTATTGCGCAACTTAATAATAGTAACATCATCAAAGGAAATAATTTGAAGAGCTTAAACGTTTCGAATGATGCCGCTCGATTATTGCCGAGATACAACGTGCCAAGACCATTTTCTGTATTACAATCGCCTAATACGTTTGTTACAAGTACCGACACGTCGTATAGAAAACCGAGCTCTACGCCAACTGGCTTCAACCACCAACATCAAATCGCCCGTTCTTCCGCGAACGTTCTTCCGCTGGTCCTTCCGACAGATCTTTTCAGTCTGCCTCCGACACGTCGTTACGTTCCGATAAAGCGTGTAAATCATCTCGAAGAAAATTCAACGACAGTTGTGAGTACGGAAGCGAGTCCGACAAGTCCCATAGGGGAAAGAACTACCCTCGCAAATTACGATGCTCTTTATACGGCTATAATTGGCACTACGAGAAGTCCTTTGGCCGCCGTTAATAGCCAGCAGAACCACGGCTCTTCGGATTATTACACCATTACTGACAATCCCACGGAGAGGTCTGTTACGAGGACGAATTTCGCGGCAACTTATCCACCCGATCAAACATCCGCTTCGTACACCGCTGAACGGCAAAAGGATTCCCCGGAAATAGACGACGACGTCTCGTCTAGAATCACCGGCTATAACGACGATgagagattaaatttaaatgagaATCCCGGCGTCGCGCACTATAACAAGTTCGCGAACTTATACTCAATTAATATGCATAACGTGTTTAATACGCCGAAAGCAATTGCGCAAGAATTTAAGCAACCAGTTCAGCCTTCGCAACAGCAAGTTTCCACCCTCTCTTACGCAACTTTAAAACCTCTCGCTCCCACGTTGCTAAAAGTCCGGCCGATTATTTCGGCTCAGTCCACGCCGTATTACGATAGTAGATTAGTTGTTTCACAAGATGGACAGTACAGCGCGAACGGCAATAAAAACGACGAAATAAACGAGCAATCCCGCGGTGAAGACAAGATTGGGAAAGacgataatgataataatggAAATTATGAAACTCAAGTCGACCGAGAAgcttataaaatttacgagACGCCAAATAAGCagcgtgagaaaaaaaatcgcgaggaaaaaaaggaggatCGTTATCCGCAACAGAGCCGCAATTATGGATTTGAGAGTAAAGataaacgttataaatatgATAAGAGTGGCAATAGTAGTAGTAAAAATAATGCCAGACTCGAAAAATCTGAAGATGTTCGGCATGAAAATAACGACGACGAAGAGGAGGCCGAGGAATCGGAAGAAAGCGAGCATGTCGGCATCGAAAAAAGTAAAGACGAAGACAGTAAAATTCCACGCcatcaatataataaatacgaatATGACACCGATGATGATAATTCTGACGAGAAGCAGTATGAGAGTCCGCGCTATAATCATGAGAAATATAACAAGCCGAAAGACCGTCGAGATAAACACGATTACGAAGATAATAATGAATATCAATTTAACAAGCCGAAGTATTTTGAGTCAGTGCACAATGATGAAGACCATGAGAATCGctctgacaaaaaaaaattaataaacgacaaACGATATAAGAAAGATCAACGGGATCGTAAATATAAAGAGAGTGAAGAGGAAAGCGTCGCTGAAGACAAACCAATTTTTAAGGATCTAGGGGTCTACACGTCGGAAGAAAGGGATGATGAACAAAGCAGTAGGGAAGAACACGCGACCGAGAAACACGAGCCTAATCCTACGCACACAAGCGAGAAGTATCATCCTCGGCCCGAAAATGACCGTTATGATTATCCTAGGCAGGATAGTGAGAATCGAGATAACGACAAAGAGAGTGAGCTTGATCATGTGCACGGCGAGACTCAGGAACACGAGCACAAGCACGAAGAGCATCACGGAAAGAAAGGAGGAGACCATCACTTTGAGAAAGGCGGAGGTGCGGAACATGAAGAGGAACATCACGGGCACGAGggagaaaaggggaaaaag GGATACAAGGTTTGGCACGAGCACGAAAAGGCCGAGAAGGGACACCACGACAAGGAGCAGGCCAGCAAGCATTACGACGAAAAGGGTGGTGAGGAAAAGAAGCACGACGAAGAGGGTGGATATCACGAGGAGCATAATCACGGCGAGGGTGGCAAGAAGACGTCGGAGTTCGCCGAGAAAGGCAAGCACAAGAAGGGCCACACCACGCACGGCGAGCACTCGGTGCATAAAAAG GACGAGTACGAGAAGAAAACGGAGTTCTTCGACGAGTTCCACGAGGACGGGGACGTGGAAAAGCACGGCGGGCATCATCACAATCACGAGTTGAAGAAGGGCGGCCACGAGAAAAAGGGTCATCACGACGGGGCCGACCACGAAGAGAAATACGGTAAGGAGGAGAAGTTCGAAAAGGGCGGTCATCACGACGAGCATAAGGGCCACAAAGTAGAGGAAGGCGACGACCATCATTACGATCACGATCACAAGTACGGCAAGAAGGAAGGACAcgagcgcggaaaaaaatggAGCTTTAAGAAAGGCGACGGCGGCGGAGACGCGGGTGGTGATCATAAGCATGATCGCTGA